A portion of the Oncorhynchus nerka isolate Pitt River linkage group LG27, Oner_Uvic_2.0, whole genome shotgun sequence genome contains these proteins:
- the sdf2l1 gene encoding stromal cell-derived factor 2-like protein 1, giving the protein MGLIDTFRVLIKSILVVILWSKCEGRESEFNYVTCGSLVKLLNTRHNVRLHSHDVKYGSGSGQQSVTGVESADDANSYWRIRGKPDGTCQRGVPIQCGQAVRITHMTTGRNLHTHHFSSPLSNNQEVSAFGENGEGDDLDVWRVQCDGSIWERDEAVRFKHVGTDAFLSVTGEQYGNPIQGQREVHGMGTANQNNYWKAMEGVFILPSQEPLRHHHEEL; this is encoded by the exons ATGGGATTAATTGACACTTTCCGCGTCTTAATCAAATCCATTTTGGTCGTCATTTTGTGGTCCAAATGCGAGGGTCGGGAGTCAGAGTTTAACTACGTCACCTGCGGTTCGCTTGTGAAATTGCTGAACACGAGACACAACGTTCGGCTGCACTCTCATGATGTAAAATACGGCTCAG GCAGTGGCCAGCAGTCTGTGACGGGTGTGGAGAGTGCAGATGACGCCAACAGTTACTGGAGGATTCGGGGGAAGCCCGACGGGACCTGCCAACGCGGCGTGCCCATCCAGTGTGGTCAGGCCGTCCGCATCACGCACATGACCACGGGACGCAACCTCCACACACACCACTTTAGCTCGCCACTGTCCAACAACCAG GAGGTGAGTGCGTTCGGCGAGAACGGCGAGGGGGATGACCTGGACGTGTGGCGAGTGCAGTGTGACGGCTCCATCTGGGAGCGGGACGAGGCGGTGCGCTTCAAACACGTCGGCACCGACGCCTTCCTGAGCGTGACGGGCGAGCAGTACGGCAACCCCATCCAGGGGCAGAGGGAGGTGCACGGCATGGGCACTGCCAACCAGAACAACTACTGGAAGGCTATGGAGGGTGTGTTCATTCTCCCCAGCCAAGAACCGCTGAGACACCATCACGAAGAGCTCTGA